GGAACCGGAAAACAATATGCTCTTAAAATCGATTCCTATATCGATGAAAGAAGCGACCCTCTTAGAGCTACAGCCGCATGTTCAGATTACATGACCAGAATGTTTAATGTTTTTAACGACTGGGAACTGGTTTTGGCATCATATAATTCAGGTCCTGGAAACGTTACAAAAGCGATTCGTCGCTCAGGCGGAAAAACAGGATATTGGGATATTCGTAACAACCTTCCAAGAGAAACACAAGGATACGTTCCTGCATTTTATGCAACAATGTATCTTTTTGAATACCACAAAGAACACGGAATAAATCCGGAAAGAGCGGTTATTAAAAACTTTGAAACAGACACAGTTCGTGTAAAAAACCAGATGTCTTTTAAACAAATCGCTGATTTATTAGACATGCCTCAATCACAGCTGCAGCTTTTAAATCCGTCGTACAAATTAAATATTGTTCCCTATTATGAAGGAGAACAGCATTTTATACGATTACCAAAAGATAAAATTGCCACTTTTGTTTCAAACGAAGACAAAATCTACGCTTATGTAGAGTACGATTCGAAAATTAAAACTATTCCGGCCCGACTGGCGCAGAAAATTGCTCCAAAAGGAAAACCGGTTAGAGAAGCATCACAATCACCAAAAGATATTCAGTTCTATAAAGTCAGGAAAGGCGATAATTTAGGTGCAATTGCAGATAAGTACAACGTTAACATTTCGGATATAAAGAAATGGAATAACCTGAAAACAAATGCAATCGCATTTGGAAGAACATTAAAAATCAGAATAGAAGCTGAGCCGGCTCCAAAAGTTATAAAAGAGCCTAAAGCAATCCCTGTAATTGAGAAAAATACAGAAGAAGCAATCGCTTCTGCAGACGATAAAGATAAAGTTTCTGTACAAACTGTAGAGTACGTTGTAGCATCCGGAGACAATTTAGGAAGCATTGCAAAAAAATTCGGTACGACTATTGCGGAGTTAAAAGAATTAAATAATCTTGCTTCGAATAATATCGGTTTAGGAAAAACATTAGTAGTTTCTAAAATTGTTACAGAAATCGAAGAGCCTGTTAATACAGCTGTAGCTTCAAACTCTGTTGATACTTTCAAGAAAAAAACTCCTTCGAAAAGTGTAAGTGAAGATTATTACGTTAAAAAAGGAGATTCTTTATACAGCATTTCTAAAAAATATCCTGGAGTAACTATTTCAGATATTAAAAAATGGAATGACATTAAAGATGAAGATATTAAACCGGGAATGAAACTTAAAATAAACGGATAATAACAAAAATCTTATTTAAATTTGGGTTTTATTTCATTAAACAAAAAAAATGAATAAAACCCATTTTTTATTTCTTATACTTCCGTTTCTGCTGCTTTCCTGTTTAAAAACAGACAGACAGTCACAACCTGTTTCTGGTAAAACCAATACCATTTCGATTATCATCGACGACCAGTTATGGTATGGAGAAGTAGGAGACAGTATTCGTAATAAATTTGCTTCGCCTGTTTTGGGCCTTACACAGGAAGAACCTCTGTTTACCATTAACCAATATCCGGCACGATTACTCGAAGGTTTCGTAACCGACAGTCGCAGCATTATTGTTGTTAAAAAATCTGCAGTCGAAAAATTCGAAATCACCCACAATAAATCCTTACCTCATAATACCTTTCGTATTTACGGAAAATCGGTAGACGATATCATCTGCAGTATCGAACTCAATGCACCGCAGATCATTAAAATGATTCACGATGCAGAAATCGAAAAAGTACAGGAAGACAACAGCAAATCACTTCTAAATCCGGCTGTAATAAAAAATAAATTTCACATCGATATTCAAATTCCAACCGGATATGAATACATGATGCATAAAAAGAATTTCATCTGGCTTAAAAATGACATTATCAGCGGCAATACCAGTCTGCTTATTTACCAGATTCCGCTTCATAACTTTAAAACAAAAGGCGATGTGGTTAGTACCATTGTAAAAATGCGCGATTCTATTGGCCGTTACATAAAAGGCCGCGAACCCAACACCAGCATGATTACGGGTGAAGCCTATGCTCCCTATTTTTCAAATGCCATTCTGGACGGAAAAGAAGCCTTTGAAACAAAAGGAACGTGGGAACTTAAGAACGACTACATGTCAGGCCCCTTCATTAATTACGCCATTATCGATCCGGTATACAATAGAATTCTCGTAATAGAAGGCTTTTGTTATTCCCCTTCAAATCAGGAACGGGACCTAATGCTAGACCTCGAAGCTATTATTAAATCAGTTAAGATTGATAAAAGGTAGTTTTAGGTTTCAGGTTTTTTCGTTTTAAGTTTTAAGTTTCAAGTTTCAAGTTTCAAGTTTCAAGTTTCAAGTTTCAAGTTTCAAGTTTCAAGTTCCAGGTTTCAAGTTCCAGGTTTCAAGTTCCAGGTTTCAAGTTTCAGGTTTCAAGTTTCAGGTTTCAAGTTTCAAGTTTCATGTTTCAAGTTCCAAGTTTCAGGTTTCAGGTTTCAAGTTTCAAGTTTCAAGTTTATGTTTTAAACTTCTGCGTTCTTAGCGTGACCCATTGCGAACCTTGCGGTTAAGCACCTCCAACAAACCTGAAACCTGAAACAAAAGAAAACCTGAAACAAAAGTTTAAACTTTTTTCGTATTTTTATTTGTAACAAACATTAAAACAAATACTTATGAAAAATTTAATTGCAACATTGGCACTGTCATTACTTTGTTTTACCTCTTGTAAAAAAGATATCAAAGCAGATGTAAATTCACCTATGATCCCTGATACGGTAACTGCAGAAGAAACCGCAACCGAAGCACCGCTCGATTCTGCTGCACAAATGCAGGCCTGGCAGGCCTATGCAACACCGGGAAATCCGCATAAATTAATGGCCGACGAAGTGGGAACATGGAACTGCGATATGACTTTTTGGGCCGATGCCGATGCAAAACCCGAAAAAGCCACATCTGCAGCTGATATCAAAATGATTCTTGGAGGACGTTATCAGGAAGCTAATTATAAAGGCACTATGATGGGGCAGCCTTTTGAAGGAAAAAGCACCCTGGCCTATAATAATGCCAGTAATGAATACACCACAACATTTATCGATAATATGGGAACCGGAATGATGGTTGCCATTGGGAAATATGATGAAAAGACAAAAAGTATGGAACTAAAAGGGGATATGGTAAATCCGCTTAACGGTAAAAAAACACCATACAGAGAAGTTTATACCATAGTAGATGCCAGAACCCGAAAAATGGAAATGTTCGATGTAAAGAACGGAAAAGAATATAAAAGCATGGAAATTGTTATGACTAAGAAGTAAACAATACATTGAAATCCTGCAGCCTCTTTTGTTTTAAAGACAAAGGAGGTTTTTTATTTTAATTTTATAGGTTCTTTTAAAATATATACTTAAATTTTATGTTTTAATTCTTACATGCATTTCTTTGCAGATGCGGTAGCAGCTTAATTTTTTATTTCTAAATTATATTTCAATGCAGACACAAAACCAGATTGAAAACTTTCTTTTTCAGGGAAAATTTGACGAGGCCAGAGAATGCCTAAATAACGGAGAAAAGTTTAATGAGCAGTATCTAAAAAACAACTTTTCGCAGATAATGGCTAAAATTATCGAAGCAAAAGAAGTTGATTTTATAGAAAAACTGATAAAAGCAGGTTTTATAGAAACGGATATTTACGAACTGGACAGTTTTGACCAATCGATCTTTAAACCTTTGGCTTTGCATTTAAAAGATGATGACGAATCGATTGCTTTTTTTAAAGAATTGATGTCGAAAATGGATAATCTAAACGATGAAATCAGCGATAAAACTTTATTAGGTTATTTTCTTGAAAAAGGTATTTCACCAAAAATAATTAAAGTTTTAGTTGATGATTTTGGGGCTAATACACAGTATAAGAACAATGCAGGAGAAAATTTTATCTATACTATTCTGAATACCTATGGCCTGGATGCCGAAAAAGTAAAAGAGTACATAACCATTCTGATAAATAATGGTGTTGACATCAACGAAAAAAATATTGTTGGAACTACTCCGCTGATGTGTGCCGTTAAAAGAAACCGAAAAGAACTTCTGTCCTTTTTATTAGAAAACGGTGCAGATCCTAATGAAACGGACAATCAGGAAAACAGTTCTTTTTATTATGCGGCGGCTGAACAGTTTTCTATTCCGATGTACGAACTTTTAGCAGAATCGTCATCAGCCAATTTTAATAATATCAATAAAAACGGCAAAACGTTGCTTACAGAGTTTATCCGAATGATGTCTGATTCTGAATACGATTTGAATTCATTACAAAGATTATTGTCAGACGGAGCCGATTTAAATCACTGCGCTGAATATTATGGAAATCCGAAATCGGGCGTAGATTATGTTGTTGAGAAAAAATCAGGCATTTTAAAATCAGTTCTTGACAGCGGATCAGTTGACGTTAACGAACAAGACAACCAGGGAAATACTATTTTGCATAAAGTCTGCGCTTACAATGTCAATTATGATGCAGAAATGGCAAAGGAAACGTACCGAAAAGCAAAACTGCTATTAGATCAGGGTGCCGATATTTCGATTACCAATGATAAAGACGAAACCGCTTTGATGCTTGCTTCTGGCGATAACCTGAAAATTAAAACGGTTGAGCTTTTAATGAAACAATAAAAACAGTTATTTACTTAAAATACCACATACATGTCAATGTCATTTATAGTTGCCTGTGAAAACGGGAACAGAAAAATAGCCGAATTGCTTCTTCAAAATAAAGAAGTAGATGTAAAATATACTGACGAACTAGGAAGAACGGCTCTTCATTATGCTGCTCACCGTGGCTATCTCGATATTGTAAAAATCCTAATCGAAGACGGTGCCGACATCAATTATGAAGATCATCAGGGAGAAACGCCTTTGTATTTTGCGTGTCTTCAAAAACAGAAACAAACGGCGCTGCATCTTTTAGACAACGGTGCAGAAATTACCAAGAACGACAAATACGGAAACAGTCTTTTACATTTGGTTGTTCAAACGGCTCAAATCGAAATCGCAACAAAGTTGCTTGAAGCAGGAGTCGATGTTAATTTACTGAATAACAATGGAGAAACACCGCTATTGTTGGCTTCTGCAAAACTAAATAGAGAAATTATTCAATTGCTTTTAGACAAAGGTGCCGATATTAATGCTAGAGATAAGCAGGGAAATACGCCTTTATTGTACTCTTGTTATACCAAATCGATCCCGATGGTGACCTTACTTTTAGATAATGGTGCCGATGTAAATCACGTAAATCATTCTGGTGAAAATGCCCTTTTGATCGCGTGTTATGAAACCAACCGAATGCTTGCGAAATTATTAGTAGAAAGAGGAGCCGATGTTTTTACATCGAATAATAACGGATATTCTCCTATTTGGTATGCCTGCGCAAATAATCAAAAAGAAATTGTTGCCTTATTCTTAGAAAACGGAGTTGATGTAAACTACAGCAAACCTGTTGCAGGCGATACTTCATCAATGAATGATTATCTGGATTGGATTGTTAGTGCGGCAAATATCTCAAACGAATCTGGTTTTACGCTAAACAGCTCTTATAACTACGGTGGAGAAAGTCTTTTACATGTCGCAACCAAAAAAGGAAATCTGAGTATGGTAAAACTGCTGATCGAAGCAGGAGCTAATATCAATATCCAGGACGAATCCGGAAATACACCTTTGCATTACAGTGCTGCCAACGGAAAAAAAGATGTTGTAAAATATCTTTTGGAAAACAAAGCTGATGCTTCAATCGTAAACGTAAAAGAACAAAAAGCGATTGATTATTCGAATGTAAAAGGCTTTAATGAAATCACAGAATTGATTCTGAAATTTGCTCCTTCGGGAACGGTTGTAAATCCAATAAATACTGTACAGCAGGCTGAAACTCCAAAAGCAGATGCTTCAAATTCAATGGAAGCAAAGAAAAAAGCATTATTAGATTTAAAAGAACTTTTAGATGCCGGAATTTTAACTTCGGAAGAATTTGAAAGTGAAAAAAGTAAAATTTTAAAAGGCTAAATAACAACTAAACTTAAGAATGAAAAAAATAGTAAATACTACAATCTTGTTTTTAACGGTAATCGCCGGAAGTCTAATTTCTACTTCCTGCAGTAATCTTTCACCAGAAAAAACCTTTGAAGTAGCCGCTTTAAACTCGAATTTATTATCTCGTTTTGGAAGTAAAGAAATCAACGAAAAACTGCAATCAGAAGCACAAGTATATGATGAAACACAAAAAAAGATGGTTCCCTCTTCTTACTACGATGCTTTTAAATATGATATCACCAATTTAGAAACACGTTTTCAGACTATTAAAGATATACCTGAAGATGATGACAATAAAGAACTTCTTCAGGCTTCAAAAGACTTGTTTTCTTATGCTATTGCCAAACAAAAAGAAGGTTATTTACCAATTGCTAAACTAAAAGACGAAAAAGCTTCGCCAGAACAAATAGAAAAAGCAATTGCTGATTTTGACGCATCAACTCAAACCGAAATTGATGCAAAATTCACTAAATTGATGAATGTGGCACAGACCTATGTCGATAAACATAATATTAATGCTAAAATTGGGATTTAGAAAATAGAAACAACATTTCTGATTTGGAAGTTAAAATCCAAAAGTAAATCAAAATAAGAAGAAAAGTTTTTAGACAAAAGTTCCCTAAATAACCAATTGCCAAACCATTATGAATAAATACCTGATTCTAATTACAGCACTTCTGATAATCAGCTGCAATGATTCTAAAACCAAAAAGAAAAAACCGCCGGAAGTCGAAATCACAGATTTAAAAGAAATTCCCGAAGTTGAAGAATCTTCCGTAGAAATTAAAAAAGAACTTTCTGATTTTCTGCCAAAAAACTATGTCATGTTTGACACCATTTATGGCGATTTGAACAAAGATAACCGTGAAGACTGTATACTGATGATTAAAGGGACAGATAAAAGCAAAGTGATCACACATGAATGGCGCGGCAAATTAGATCGTAACCGCAGGGGAATTATTGTTCTGCTTAATAAAAACGAAGGCTATGAAGCGGCAGTTAAAAATTACGATTGCTTTTCATCTGAAAATGAAGAAGGAGGCGTTTATTATGCACCGGAATTATTCTTAGAAATAAAAAACGGAAAACTGTTTATCAATTACGCACACGGAAGATATGGTTATTGGCAGTATACATTTAGATACCAAAATGATGATTTAGAATTAATTGGTTATGATGCAAGCAGGAATCACGGTCCTGTTACTATCACAGAAACGAGTATAAATTTTTTAACCCGAAAAAAAATTGTGAACCAAAACGTCAACGAAAATACTTATGATGGTGAAGAGGTTTTTGAGAAAACTGAATCAAAAATCAATCAGACAAAGTTAATTAAGCTGTCTGGAATTAAGGATTTTGATGAACTGGAAGTTCCGGAAGAGTAGTTCTATAAAAGAAAAGAGCCGCTATTTGCGGCTCTTTTTATATTTTCTAAGTTTTCTTAACCGTAATAATCTTTACCGGACAAGCTTTTGCTGCCAGTTCACAGCTTTCTACAATCGCATGATTTGGCGATTTTAAAGTAAAAAAGCCTTTGGCATTCTGCGAATGAAGCAATACCGATTTTCCGTCTTTTTTTGACATCTGAAAATGGACAGGATCCATTTCGACACAGTAATTACAGCCAATGCATTTATCTCTTTGTAAAGTGATGATAACCATTATGCTTCAACAATTTTATACAATTTGTCAGACATTCTGATTCTAAACGGAAGTTTAAAAGTACAATCGTCGCCTTTTGTTGCTTTTTCTGCCGTAAGATCGTTCACAAACATTTCGTCGATAATCATTTCCTGAGCTCCTGTACTTGGCCCTGTTACTAGAATTTTATCGCCAACTTTAATATCGTAAGCTTCTATTTTAAATTGCCCGACTTCTGCTTTTGGGAAATAATGTGTTCCTTTTCCAACATACACTTTCTTCTGAGTTGCTGCAGATCCAGGAATATCGCTCCACTCTCCTAATTCTTGTCCCAAATAATAGCCTGACCAAAAACCACGATTGTAAACCGTATTTAAAGCTTCCATCCAAACTGCTGTTCTCTCTTTTGAGAAAGTTCCGTCGTAATAGGCATCGATTGCTTCACGATAGGTTTTAATTACGGTTGCCACATATTCTGGTGCGCGTCCTCGTCCTTCGATTTTTAGAACCTGAATTCCAGAATCAATTACCTGATCCAAAAAGTCGATTGTACATAAATCTTTAGGCGACATCATATATTCGTTATCCAATTCGATTTCGAAACCGGTTTCCTGGTCGATAACGGTATATTTTTTTCGGCAGTTTTGTTTGCACGCACCACGATTAGCAGATGAATTATGCGAATGAAGGCTCAAATAACACTTTCCTGAAACGGCCATACACAAAGCGCCGTGGCCAAAAATTTCGATTTCGACTAAATTTCCATTTGGACCTTTGATTTGTTCTTTTTCAATTTGTTCCGTAATTTTCTTTACCTGACGTAAACTCAATTCGCGGCTTAAAACCATTGTATCCGCAAATAAACTATAGAATTTAATGGTTTCAATATTGGTAACATTCAATTGGGTCGAAATATGAACTTCCATTCCTATTGATCTTGCCATGGCAATTACAGCCTGATCTGATGCAATTACAGCGGTAATATTGGCTTCTTTAGCCTTGTTTAATAATGTTTTTACAACTGATAAATCGTGATCGTAAATAATGGTGTTTAAAGTAAGATAACTTCTAACTTGTTTAGCCTCGCATCGATCTGCAATTTCTTTTAAATCCTCAATAGTGAAATTAACCGTTGATCTTGCACGCATGTTAAGCTGTTCAACACCAAAATAAACAGAATCACATCCATTATCTAAGGCAGCCTGAAGTGACTCAAAGTTCCCTGCGGGAGCCATGAGTTCGATTTTATTCGTAAGTGTCATGATAAATTATTCTAAAATCTTATATATTTTATCTGACAGCCTAATTCTGAAAGGAACTTCAAAAGTAACTTTATCACCCGTTTTAGCAGATTGAGATTCTGCTCCGTTCACAATCAGTTTTTCTAAAACCAATTCCTGATCACCGGTAGTTGGGCCCGAAATAAGGATTTTATCACCAATGTTTAATTCGTGATTTTCAATAGTAAACTGTCCAACTTGGGCTTTTACGTAATAATGTTCTGCTTTTCCAAGAAGTACTTTCTTTACTTTTATTTTCTGACGGATATCAGCCGTTTTTTGTGCAGTTGCCAAAGCAGTTTCCGGTAATTCTCCTGAATGTTTGAATTTTAGGTTTTCAGATTTTCCTTTTCTAAATACTTTATTACCAACTTGTTTCCCAGTTCTCAAACGAACCTGATCGACTAATGGCATGTGGATAATCTCAAGACATTCTGTAGAACAGCAGTTTTCCATTGCGGTTTTACATTCATCACACTGAATAAACAATAAATGGCATCCGTCGTTTTCGCAGTTGGTGTGGTTATCGCAAGGTTTTCCGCATTGGTGGCATTGCGAAATAATATCATCCGTAATTCTTTCGCCCAGACGATTATCAAATACGAAGTTTTTTCCAATGAATTTGCTTTCTAAACCTTCTTCTTTAAGCTGTTTCGCATAGTTGATGATTCCACCTTCTAACTGATACACGTTTTTAAATCCCTGGTGTTTAAAATAAGCACTTGCTTTTTCACAACGAATACCTCCGGTACAATACATTACCAGATTTTTATCTTCTTTATGATTTTGAAGCTGTTCGTTGATAATTGGCAGACTCTCTCTAAAAGTCTCAACATCTGGAGTAATGGCACCTTTAAAATGTCCGACTTCACTTTCGTAGTGGTTTCTAAAATCAACCACAATTGTGTTTGGATCATCCAGGATTTCGTTGAATTCTTTGGCTTTCAGGTGAACGCCTATATTTGTAACATCAAAAGTGTCGTCGTTTAATCCGTCGGCAACGATTTTGTGACGCACTTTGATAGTCAATTTTAAAAATGAATGGTCATCATGTTCTACAGCAACATTCAATCGTATGCCTTTCATGAAATCGTAAGCTTCGAGCGTTTCTCTAAAAGCTTCAAAATTTTCAGCGGGAACACTCATTTGAGCATTGATTCCTTCGCTGGCAACATAAATTCGGCCTAATGCATCGAGGGCATTCCAGGCTACGAATAAATCATTACGAAATTTTTGTGGATCTTGAATTTTGGCATACGCATAGAAAGACAACGTAAGTCGTTGTTTACCTGCATCATCGATCATGATGGCTCTTTCTTCTGCGCTCAAAGTGTTGTACAGTTGCATGCTATAAACAGTTTTAAGTGAGAAATTATTTTTTTGAAAGGCGCAAAGGTAGGGAAAAAGGTGCAAAATTGCAAAGGGTTCTTTTAGAGGTGCAAAAGGTACAGAGGTACTAAGGTTCAAAGTTTTTTTAATATATACATAAAAAGGGCACTATGAAATAGTGCCCTTTTTATAAACCTTAGTACCTCAGTACCTTTGTCTCTTTGTACCTTAAAAAAAATCAACAAAACTCGTTAAACGCATCTTGTAAATTCTCTGCAATCATTTCAGCTGGGCGACCTTCAATATGGTGACGCTCTAACATGTGAACCAATTCTCCGTTTTTGAACAAAGCCATAGATGGCGATGATGGAGGAAAAGGGAACATATGTTGTCTTGCAGCATCAACCGCTTCTTTATCTACACCAGCAAAAACTGTAATAAGGTGATCTGGTTTTTTAGCTCCTTCTAAACTCATTTTTGCTCCCGGGCGTGCATTTCTTGCTGCACAACCGCAAACAGAATTTACAACTACTAATGTTGTACCTTCAGCTTTGATAGCATTATCAACAGCTTCAGCACTATGTAAGTCTTGAAAACCAGCAGCTGTTAATTCAGCCTCCATTGGTTTTACCATTTCTTGTGGATACATATTTTTGTTTTTTAAAATTAACTTCGAGTTGCAAAGTTACAAAGTTTACTCGCAACTAGTTACTTTGAAGTATAAACTTTTGTTATAGTTTAATTGTTATTTATTTTTAATGAGTTTCTCTAGTATATAATTTATTTCAGGATCTTTCTCTTGTCTTAAATAACCAATTATTTGTTCCGGAGACAAATTTATTTCAGGAAATATACCTCTCTTTACGCTTGGAGGATTATCTCCAAAATAAAGGTCTGTAAATGAAAATCTCAAAATCACTTTTGTCTTAGGAAGTTTATAATTTAAAAAATAACCTGCAAAAGTATTATTAGCGTTGCCTCCTGTTTCTTGCCCAATGAGAACACCTCGTTTATTATCCTGTACGAGTTTGGCAAAATAAACAGCAGCCGAAAAAGTCTTTCCGCCTATTGCAACATAGACATTTCCGGAGAATGTATCTTTATCTGCCGGAAAATTTTCGAGTATTCCTTCTTTAATCCTTTCGTTTCCAAAAAACATATTTCCATTCGCGGTGAATCTTTGGTATAAGAAATTCTCATAATCGGTAACATCTGCTTCATTTACTCGCGCCCCATTGGTGTCGACTAAATTCTCCGTATGAGTCAGAGTAATAGATTTTGCTTTAAAGTTAAATTTATTCTCAAAGTTTTTCTGCGAAATAAAAGAATATAATATTGCCGCCATTTTAGGATCTCCTCCGCTATTACTTCTAACATCGATAATCACATTTTTATATCCTTCTTTATTGATTCTCTTAAAAAAATCACTAAACTTTTGATATACTTCATTTTCTGGTAAATCAAAGGTATTAATTGTGAGTTTACCTGTAAGCTGTTCTTTGTAAAACTGATAATCAATCGATACAGCATTTTCAGCTTTATTTATTGGTTTTACTTTTTGTGAGCTTCTGTAATAAATCTCATAATAATTACATGCCTTTAAAGTTGTTTTTGTAAGCTCTTTATTCGATTGGTCATTATAATATTCTATGTCAAATTTATTTGCATAGGGCTCAATGAAAAGAGCATAATTGGAAGGAAAATCCTCTGAAATTTGTTCTTCAATTCCGGTTTTTATTTCTCCTTCTCCCTGAATATGCTCAGAAATTTGTTTGATAATATCCGGAGTTTCCGTACCATTAATGCTCTTAATTTCACTTAAATAGGGAACTTCCGAACATTTAATATTAACAAATAAACGATTATCAACCATAATTAATGGAATAGGAAAATACGATAATTTTTCCCTGAAGTAAGTTGTATAAAACTCTTCGGGCGCAGAAACCGACAAATGACCGTCTTTAATTTTAGGAAGGTTATTTAAAAATTCTAAATAAGTCTGTTTTTTTTGAATATTTTGAATATTTACTTTAAAATTTCTTTCCCATTGCTCTTTACTTATGTATCGAAAAGGATCAGGATGTTGTTTCTCTATAATTTCCTTCATAAGTTTAAGATCAGCAATGTAATCTTCTTTTTTAATACTCTCTATTTCCAATTTCTGGGCATTGGCAAAATTTGCAAATAGACAGCATAATCCAAGAGTTAATAAGCTTAGTTTCGTTCTCATTTTTATAATAAATTATTTAATTAAAGATTGCACAAAGAAATCTGCCAATTTCTTTTGTTTAAAATTTTCTGATGTAGAAAAGCCTCTGGCAGCGTTTCCATTCGTTGACGGCTATAAATAAAAATCATCAAATTCTGTTTGTTAGATTGAGTTGTAACAAAATTTCCAAAACTGAAGAAAGGTTTATTGGAAATTCAACTTCTTAGAAAAATTTAAACTACTGACTGTAATTTTATTTTGTGTGGAAATTGATAGTTGTATTGTTTTAAATAACTGCTCCTCCTGCTTTGATGTCTTGTCGTTAGCACAGTTAATTTTTTTTGCTCGGAGATTTCAAGCGTAGAAAGATAGCTTGTTAAATATTTTCTAAGTATTTGTATATTAGAAAGTTGAAGAGAATAGAATGTTTTTTTTCCTTCATATGCCACATCCACTAGATTTGCTTTTTTTAATTCTAATAAATGTTTGGATATTGTGGATTGTGCCAACGGAATCAAATCAACGATTTCTCCACACGTTCTGTTGTCTCTTTTCCACAAAAGGGTCATAATTTGAATTCGCGCAGGATGTCCGAGCGCTTTGCAAATTTTGCTGATTTCGTCTATTTCTGAATCAAATTTTAAGTGTTTTGAAATCCCCATATATTACAGTACCTAAGTTTATTATCGCAAAAAATCGATTATACTTTGCGATCAGCAAAATTAAGTGTACTTGCAT
This portion of the Flavobacterium gelatinilyticum genome encodes:
- a CDS encoding rhodanese-related sulfurtransferase — its product is MQLYNTLSAEERAIMIDDAGKQRLTLSFYAYAKIQDPQKFRNDLFVAWNALDALGRIYVASEGINAQMSVPAENFEAFRETLEAYDFMKGIRLNVAVEHDDHSFLKLTIKVRHKIVADGLNDDTFDVTNIGVHLKAKEFNEILDDPNTIVVDFRNHYESEVGHFKGAITPDVETFRESLPIINEQLQNHKEDKNLVMYCTGGIRCEKASAYFKHQGFKNVYQLEGGIINYAKQLKEEGLESKFIGKNFVFDNRLGERITDDIISQCHQCGKPCDNHTNCENDGCHLLFIQCDECKTAMENCCSTECLEIIHMPLVDQVRLRTGKQVGNKVFRKGKSENLKFKHSGELPETALATAQKTADIRQKIKVKKVLLGKAEHYYVKAQVGQFTIENHELNIGDKILISGPTTGDQELVLEKLIVNGAESQSAKTGDKVTFEVPFRIRLSDKIYKILE
- a CDS encoding BrxA/BrxB family bacilliredoxin, whose product is MYPQEMVKPMEAELTAAGFQDLHSAEAVDNAIKAEGTTLVVVNSVCGCAARNARPGAKMSLEGAKKPDHLITVFAGVDKEAVDAARQHMFPFPPSSPSMALFKNGELVHMLERHHIEGRPAEMIAENLQDAFNEFC
- a CDS encoding S41 family peptidase, whose amino-acid sequence is MRTKLSLLTLGLCCLFANFANAQKLEIESIKKEDYIADLKLMKEIIEKQHPDPFRYISKEQWERNFKVNIQNIQKKQTYLEFLNNLPKIKDGHLSVSAPEEFYTTYFREKLSYFPIPLIMVDNRLFVNIKCSEVPYLSEIKSINGTETPDIIKQISEHIQGEGEIKTGIEEQISEDFPSNYALFIEPYANKFDIEYYNDQSNKELTKTTLKACNYYEIYYRSSQKVKPINKAENAVSIDYQFYKEQLTGKLTINTFDLPENEVYQKFSDFFKRINKEGYKNVIIDVRSNSGGDPKMAAILYSFISQKNFENKFNFKAKSITLTHTENLVDTNGARVNEADVTDYENFLYQRFTANGNMFFGNERIKEGILENFPADKDTFSGNVYVAIGGKTFSAAVYFAKLVQDNKRGVLIGQETGGNANNTFAGYFLNYKLPKTKVILRFSFTDLYFGDNPPSVKRGIFPEINLSPEQIIGYLRQEKDPEINYILEKLIKNK
- a CDS encoding ArsR/SmtB family transcription factor, which encodes MGISKHLKFDSEIDEISKICKALGHPARIQIMTLLWKRDNRTCGEIVDLIPLAQSTISKHLLELKKANLVDVAYEGKKTFYSLQLSNIQILRKYLTSYLSTLEISEQKKLTVLTTRHQSRRSSYLKQYNYQFPHKIKLQSVV